A region from the Streptosporangium sp. NBC_01756 genome encodes:
- a CDS encoding HD domain-containing protein gives MSTELMDRWRALAGPEAENLGRELIARYGEPHRSYHTADHLKATLAHIDMLAQNAADPDLVRLAAWFHDAVYDPRRDDNEERSARLAERALPEMGLPADAVATVARLVRLTATHDPAPDDPDGAVLCDADLAILATPPEIYTAYAAAVRQEYSFVPDDAFREGRAAVLRSLLDRPAIFRIADLEAQARANIHAELDRP, from the coding sequence ATGAGTACGGAACTGATGGACCGCTGGAGAGCCCTGGCCGGACCCGAGGCGGAGAATCTCGGCCGGGAACTGATCGCCCGGTACGGCGAGCCGCACCGCAGCTATCACACCGCCGACCACTTGAAGGCCACCCTGGCCCACATCGACATGCTGGCCCAAAACGCCGCGGACCCCGACCTCGTACGGCTCGCGGCCTGGTTCCACGACGCCGTCTACGATCCGCGGCGCGACGACAACGAGGAGCGCAGTGCCCGGCTGGCGGAGCGCGCGCTGCCCGAGATGGGGCTGCCCGCCGATGCGGTGGCCACGGTGGCACGGCTTGTCAGGCTCACCGCCACCCACGACCCCGCACCCGACGATCCGGACGGCGCCGTGCTGTGCGACGCCGATCTGGCGATCCTGGCCACCCCGCCCGAGATCTACACGGCCTATGCGGCGGCCGTACGTCAGGAGTACTCCTTCGTTCCGGACGACGCCTTCCGGGAGGGCCGGGCGGCCGTGCTGCGCTCGCTGCTCGACCGGCCTGCGATCTTCCGGATCGCGGATCTGGAGGCGCAGGCCAGAGCGAACATCCATGCCGAGCTTGACCGGCCGTGA
- a CDS encoding coiled-coil domain-containing protein, translating into MTVSVISALTFTLGTVSTGNAAPKPDESQLRAELTTLNKKVDKLIEAYAAKRESLKKAQDAEGTAKTDLRKAEEAYAEAEQRVDSIAQLSYQSNTGDLPSLLFSTDLSGAVIMEQFAAQESASLQGFARSRDLRKQAADRASLLTKQITEEAGAVEVQRKEAEKVIGDIEKKLDALVPTGSGRRADDTWSPQLPTGTDNITDRTRIMRGAVQNRFPLPYEIGCYRAENDGGEHPLGRACDFMMSTGGSMPSAAHVALGDEIAAWAIKNRATLGVKYVIWRQRINSGSGWSSMSDRGSVTANHFDHVHISML; encoded by the coding sequence TTGACCGTTTCCGTGATTTCGGCCCTCACGTTCACCCTGGGCACCGTGTCCACCGGCAACGCGGCCCCCAAACCGGACGAGTCCCAGCTCCGTGCCGAACTGACGACGTTGAACAAGAAGGTCGACAAGCTCATCGAGGCCTACGCGGCCAAGCGCGAATCCCTCAAGAAGGCCCAGGACGCCGAGGGAACGGCCAAGACGGACCTGCGCAAGGCCGAGGAGGCCTACGCCGAAGCCGAGCAGCGGGTCGACTCCATCGCACAGCTCAGCTACCAGAGCAACACAGGCGACCTGCCCTCACTGCTGTTCTCCACCGACCTGAGCGGTGCTGTGATCATGGAGCAGTTCGCCGCCCAGGAGAGCGCCTCCCTGCAGGGCTTCGCCCGGAGCCGAGACCTCAGGAAACAGGCGGCGGACCGGGCGTCCCTGCTCACCAAACAGATCACCGAGGAGGCCGGAGCGGTGGAGGTTCAGCGCAAGGAGGCCGAGAAGGTGATCGGCGACATCGAGAAGAAGCTCGACGCGCTCGTCCCCACCGGCTCCGGCCGCCGTGCCGACGACACCTGGTCTCCCCAGCTGCCCACGGGTACCGACAACATCACCGACCGCACCCGGATCATGCGCGGAGCCGTGCAGAACCGCTTTCCCCTCCCCTACGAGATCGGCTGCTATCGGGCCGAGAACGACGGCGGCGAACATCCGCTCGGCCGGGCCTGCGACTTCATGATGAGCACCGGCGGGTCGATGCCCTCCGCGGCCCACGTCGCCCTCGGCGACGAGATCGCCGCCTGGGCCATCAAGAACAGGGCCACGCTCGGGGTCAAATACGTGATCTGGCGCCAGCGCATCAACTCCGGCTCCGGTTGGAGCTCAATGTCCGACCGCGGCAGCGTCACCGCCAACCATTTCGACCATGTCCACATCTCGATGCTCTGA
- a CDS encoding 50S ribosomal protein bL37 produces MGRRARKSRARRKRKANHGRRPAAH; encoded by the coding sequence ATGGGCAGGCGGGCGCGTAAGAGCCGGGCACGGAGGAAACGGAAGGCCAACCACGGCAGGCGGCCGGCGGCCCACTAG
- a CDS encoding TIGR03086 family metal-binding protein, translating to MTIDAREAYRRALDHFGALVHQIRPEHWDNRTPCVDWDVRALVNHVVGESRWASHLLAGRPVADVGDAFDGDLLGDDPVKAFDISAMAAVQAMGEERSLTRVIHLSFGDVSGEEYINELFADALIHTWDLARAIGADERLDPELVEACAIWSADAKEAGDRQTATTGEHRSAASAADLQTRLLASWDRHG from the coding sequence ATGACTATCGATGCCCGTGAGGCCTACCGACGCGCGCTGGACCACTTCGGCGCCCTCGTACACCAGATCAGGCCCGAGCACTGGGACAACCGGACACCCTGCGTGGACTGGGATGTGCGTGCCCTGGTCAACCATGTGGTCGGGGAGAGTCGATGGGCCTCCCACCTGCTTGCCGGACGGCCCGTCGCGGACGTCGGTGACGCCTTCGACGGCGACCTGCTCGGTGACGACCCCGTGAAGGCGTTCGACATCTCGGCGATGGCCGCCGTCCAGGCGATGGGCGAGGAACGATCGCTGACCCGCGTCATCCACCTGTCGTTCGGTGACGTGTCCGGCGAGGAGTACATCAACGAACTGTTCGCCGACGCCCTCATCCACACCTGGGACCTCGCACGCGCCATCGGCGCCGACGAGCGGCTCGACCCTGAGCTCGTCGAGGCCTGCGCCATCTGGTCCGCCGATGCGAAGGAGGCGGGCGACCGCCAGACCGCGACCACCGGAGAGCACCGGTCCGCGGCCTCGGCCGCCGACCTCCAGACCAGGTTGCTCGCCTCATGGGACCGGCACGGCTAG
- a CDS encoding MarR family winged helix-turn-helix transcriptional regulator: MRDGTPGAAIDVALFRLRRIWARPLRSRKPGEPQRPVQLSNVMVVHAVHKLSLDLPEVTVGAVAEQLDVDPSTASRLVNDAIGAGFVEREESEVDARRARLVLSDRGRRVLDVVVRHRRIYLDGLIADWDEADREIFARLLTRFAKAAVAHPADLVNLDQMIAEAVEGTSEPTTPR; this comes from the coding sequence GTGAGGGACGGGACGCCGGGAGCGGCGATCGACGTGGCGCTGTTCCGCCTGCGCCGGATCTGGGCGCGGCCACTGCGTTCCCGCAAGCCGGGAGAGCCGCAGCGGCCGGTGCAGCTGTCGAACGTGATGGTCGTCCACGCCGTGCACAAACTAAGCCTGGACCTGCCCGAGGTGACCGTCGGTGCCGTCGCCGAGCAGTTGGACGTGGATCCGTCCACGGCCAGCAGGCTGGTCAACGATGCGATCGGCGCGGGGTTCGTGGAACGCGAGGAGTCGGAAGTGGACGCCCGGCGCGCCCGGCTGGTGCTGAGCGACCGGGGGCGCCGGGTGCTGGATGTGGTCGTCCGGCACCGGCGTATCTACCTTGACGGGTTGATCGCCGACTGGGACGAGGCGGACCGTGAGATCTTCGCCCGGTTGCTCACCCGTTTCGCCAAAGCGGCTGTGGCCCATCCGGCAGACCTGGTCAACCTCGACCAGATGATCGCCGAGGCGGTCGAGGGGACCTCGGAGCCCACTACTCCCCGGTGA
- the galT gene encoding galactose-1-phosphate uridylyltransferase: MKRTITHLADGRELFYFDRNDDADRGALDERDLPPRPPASELRYDPLTEEWIAVAGHRQGRTFLPPASECPLCPSTPGHPTEIPSGAYDVAVFENRFPSFSFQTGEHIEVGGLSEVRPGIGRCEVVCFTSDHDSSFSRLSADQVELVMEAWIDRTAELSALPGVEQVFCFENRGAEIGITLAHPHGQIYAYPYVTPRTRLSLGAAGRHRERTGGNLFADVLAAEREAGVRVVASNEHWTAFVPAAARWPVEVHLYPHRQVPDLCALEAAERVAFGPLYTDVLRRLDGLFGVAMPYVAAWHQAPARVGRDLSYAHLELFSIRRAPDKLKYLAGSEAAMGAFVNDVLPEETARLLRSIVTG; encoded by the coding sequence ATGAAGCGCACGATCACCCACCTGGCGGACGGCCGGGAACTGTTCTACTTCGACCGGAACGACGACGCCGACCGCGGCGCGCTCGACGAGCGCGATCTTCCGCCCCGCCCACCGGCCTCCGAACTGCGCTACGACCCGCTCACCGAGGAGTGGATCGCGGTGGCCGGACATCGCCAGGGCCGCACCTTCCTCCCGCCGGCAAGCGAGTGCCCGCTCTGCCCGTCCACTCCCGGCCACCCGACCGAGATCCCTTCGGGGGCCTACGACGTGGCCGTCTTCGAGAACCGCTTCCCCTCTTTCTCCTTCCAGACGGGTGAACACATCGAGGTCGGAGGGCTGAGCGAGGTCCGCCCGGGGATCGGCCGATGCGAGGTGGTCTGCTTCACCTCCGATCACGACTCGTCCTTCTCCCGCCTGTCCGCCGACCAGGTCGAGCTGGTCATGGAGGCCTGGATCGACCGTACGGCGGAGCTGTCCGCGCTTCCCGGCGTGGAGCAGGTGTTCTGCTTCGAGAACCGGGGCGCGGAGATCGGCATCACCCTGGCCCACCCGCACGGCCAGATCTACGCCTACCCCTACGTGACCCCGCGCACCAGGCTGTCCCTCGGCGCGGCCGGGCGGCATCGGGAGCGGACGGGCGGCAACCTGTTCGCCGACGTGCTCGCCGCCGAACGCGAGGCGGGAGTCCGGGTGGTGGCGTCGAACGAGCACTGGACGGCCTTCGTCCCCGCCGCGGCGCGCTGGCCCGTGGAGGTCCACCTCTACCCGCATCGGCAGGTCCCGGATCTGTGCGCGCTGGAGGCCGCCGAGCGGGTGGCGTTCGGCCCGCTCTACACGGACGTGCTCCGCCGTCTGGACGGATTGTTCGGTGTGGCCATGCCGTACGTCGCGGCCTGGCATCAGGCGCCGGCGCGTGTCGGCCGCGATCTTTCCTACGCGCATCTGGAACTGTTCAGCATCCGCCGGGCGCCGGACAAGCTGAAGTATCTCGCCGGATCGGAGGCCGCCATGGGCGCCTTCGTGAACGACGTCCTGCCGGAGGAGACGGCACGCCTGCTGCGATCGATTGTCACAGGATGA
- a CDS encoding DeoR/GlpR family DNA-binding transcription regulator, with the protein MLAQQRQQAILDRVRNSGGVRVADLVREFGVSDMTIRRDLEVLAERGQVAKVHGGATAAGPGSTEEPGFAVKSMRQQPEKEAIARHAARLVRPGTAIALSAGTTTWTLAHFLVDVPDLTVITNSIWIADVFHRSPRADRTVVLTGGVRTPSDALVGPVAVAAIRRLHVDTLFLGVHGMSVRAGFTTPNLLEAETDHELVASAHRLVVLTDHTKWGTVGISTIAELARAHVVITDPGLPDEARDELAAQVGELIIAQPQPENEALIR; encoded by the coding sequence ATGCTCGCCCAGCAGCGGCAGCAGGCGATTCTGGACCGGGTCCGCAACAGTGGCGGGGTCAGGGTCGCCGACCTCGTCCGCGAGTTCGGCGTGTCCGACATGACGATCCGCAGGGACCTCGAAGTGCTGGCCGAACGCGGGCAGGTGGCGAAGGTGCACGGCGGTGCCACCGCCGCCGGGCCCGGTTCGACCGAGGAGCCGGGATTCGCCGTCAAGTCGATGCGCCAGCAACCGGAGAAGGAGGCGATCGCCCGGCATGCCGCCCGGCTTGTCCGGCCTGGCACGGCGATCGCGCTGTCTGCGGGGACGACGACCTGGACACTGGCCCACTTCCTGGTCGACGTACCCGATCTGACGGTGATCACCAATTCGATCTGGATCGCCGACGTCTTTCACCGCTCGCCCCGCGCCGACCGCACCGTCGTACTGACCGGCGGCGTCCGCACCCCCTCCGACGCGCTGGTCGGCCCGGTCGCCGTGGCGGCGATCCGCCGGCTCCACGTGGACACCCTTTTCCTCGGTGTACACGGAATGAGCGTCCGCGCCGGGTTCACCACCCCCAACCTGCTGGAGGCGGAGACCGACCACGAGCTGGTCGCCTCCGCGCACCGCCTGGTGGTGCTCACCGACCACACCAAGTGGGGAACGGTCGGGATCAGCACGATCGCCGAACTGGCCCGGGCCCACGTGGTGATCACCGACCCGGGCCTGCCGGACGAGGCCCGCGACGAGCTCGCCGCCCAGGTGGGAGAGCTGATCATCGCTCAGCCGCAGCCAGAGAACGAGGCCCTCATCCGATGA
- a CDS encoding DinB family protein — protein MTDLRIDPPYVADELPMLHSWLDWHRETLATKCAGLSEEQLRLRAIAPSALSLLGLVRHLTEVERYWFGDILNGENNPALYWTEQEPDGDFDLVDTASAAEAFARWQAEIDRARKLSAGLPSEAVGKQQRKGENVSLRWILIHMIEEYARHNGHADIIREQIDGVTGE, from the coding sequence ATGACCGACCTCCGCATCGATCCCCCCTACGTCGCCGACGAGCTCCCCATGCTGCACTCCTGGCTGGACTGGCATCGGGAGACCCTGGCCACCAAGTGCGCCGGCCTGTCGGAGGAGCAGCTCCGGCTACGCGCGATCGCACCGTCGGCGCTCTCCCTGCTGGGGCTGGTCCGCCACCTGACCGAGGTGGAACGCTACTGGTTCGGCGACATCCTCAACGGCGAGAACAACCCGGCGCTCTACTGGACCGAACAGGAGCCGGACGGCGACTTCGACCTCGTGGACACCGCCTCCGCCGCGGAGGCGTTCGCCCGCTGGCAGGCCGAGATCGACCGCGCCCGTAAGCTCTCCGCCGGCCTGCCCTCCGAGGCCGTGGGCAAGCAGCAGCGCAAGGGAGAGAACGTCTCACTGCGCTGGATCCTCATCCACATGATCGAGGAGTACGCCCGGCACAACGGCCATGCCGACATCATCCGCGAGCAGATCGACGGCGTCACCGGGGAGTAG
- a CDS encoding ATP-binding SpoIIE family protein phosphatase produces MNRQFVTKDPAAAAPRMSSPATMHEQLSLLNAASKRIGSTLDMFETGRELMDVAVPRFADAAGILVQDRLMTDGEFPQRSTDGTALVRRIAVGVSDPEPGEYARAFPVDEVAVYEAWTPYARCMATGNPILYPRLGRRTAEEIGRFWKRDSVSRVLEDSSFLVVPLKARGQVLGFVIFTRRPDTEPFEEQDIALAEELAARTAVCLDNARLYNRERRTALTLQSSLLPADLYHPLGLTIASRYLPASDLVGVGGDWYDVIPLPGCRVALVVGDVMGHGIRAAATMGQLRTAARTLASLDLSPAEVLFRLNRMSQDLDATQIATCVYATYDPVTRSCAIASAGHMPPILVRPGERPERLELPPGLPLGIGNETVEMHELVLPHDALLAFYTDGLVESRERDIDEGIGMVCDLLADRNQDLEEVCDRTIDAQRPGHERDDIALLLARVRELGEDDIVEITLDPDPRSASTARRSVRATLTEWRLDAIADATELMISELVTNAIKHGSGTVGLRLLRGPTLVCEVTDHSLVMPVMREAGSEDDTGRGLHLINWLAHRWGSRVTPKGKVVWVEQSLP; encoded by the coding sequence ATGAACCGTCAATTCGTCACCAAGGACCCGGCCGCCGCGGCACCTCGGATGAGCAGCCCCGCCACCATGCACGAGCAGCTGTCCCTGCTCAACGCGGCGAGCAAGCGGATCGGCAGCACCCTCGACATGTTCGAGACCGGCAGGGAGCTGATGGACGTCGCCGTGCCGCGCTTCGCGGACGCGGCGGGCATCCTGGTCCAGGACCGGCTCATGACCGACGGGGAGTTCCCGCAGCGCAGCACCGACGGCACGGCACTGGTGCGGCGGATCGCGGTCGGCGTGTCCGACCCCGAGCCCGGCGAGTACGCCAGGGCGTTCCCGGTCGACGAGGTCGCCGTCTACGAGGCGTGGACGCCCTATGCCCGGTGCATGGCCACCGGCAATCCGATCCTCTACCCCCGGCTGGGCCGCCGGACCGCCGAGGAGATCGGGCGGTTCTGGAAGCGCGACTCGGTGTCCCGGGTGCTGGAAGACAGCTCGTTCCTGGTGGTTCCGCTGAAGGCGCGCGGCCAGGTGCTGGGATTCGTCATCTTCACCCGCAGGCCCGACACGGAGCCGTTCGAGGAACAGGACATCGCCCTCGCCGAGGAACTGGCGGCCAGGACCGCGGTCTGCCTGGACAACGCCCGGCTCTACAACCGCGAGCGCCGTACCGCGCTGACCCTGCAGAGCAGCCTGCTCCCGGCCGACCTCTACCATCCACTGGGTCTGACGATCGCCTCCCGCTACCTGCCCGCCAGCGACCTGGTGGGGGTGGGCGGCGACTGGTACGACGTGATCCCGCTGCCCGGCTGCCGGGTCGCCCTCGTGGTCGGCGACGTCATGGGGCACGGCATCAGGGCGGCCGCCACGATGGGCCAGCTCCGCACGGCCGCCCGCACCCTGGCCAGCCTCGACCTCAGCCCGGCCGAGGTGCTGTTCCGGCTCAACCGGATGAGCCAGGACCTGGACGCCACCCAGATCGCGACATGTGTCTACGCCACCTACGACCCGGTCACCAGGAGCTGCGCGATCGCCTCCGCGGGGCACATGCCACCGATTCTGGTACGGCCGGGTGAACGGCCCGAACGGCTGGAGCTGCCCCCCGGACTCCCCCTGGGCATCGGCAACGAGACGGTCGAGATGCACGAGCTCGTCCTTCCGCACGACGCCCTCCTGGCCTTCTACACCGACGGCCTGGTGGAGAGCCGGGAGCGTGACATCGACGAGGGCATCGGCATGGTGTGCGATCTGCTCGCCGACCGGAACCAGGACCTGGAGGAGGTCTGCGACCGTACGATCGACGCGCAGCGCCCGGGGCACGAACGCGACGACATCGCGCTGCTGCTGGCCCGGGTACGAGAGCTGGGCGAGGACGACATCGTCGAGATCACGCTCGACCCGGACCCCCGTTCCGCCTCGACGGCCCGCCGCTCCGTCCGCGCCACGCTGACCGAGTGGCGGCTGGACGCGATCGCCGACGCCACCGAGCTCATGATCAGCGAACTGGTGACCAACGCGATCAAGCATGGTTCGGGCACGGTCGGACTGCGCCTGCTCCGCGGTCCCACACTCGTGTGCGAGGTGACCGACCACTCTCTCGTGATGCCGGTCATGCGTGAGGCCGGCAGCGAGGACGACACCGGTCGCGGGCTCCACCTCATCAACTGGCTGGCCCACCGCTGGGGCTCCCGCGTCACGCCGAAGGGCAAGGTCGTCTGGGTGGAGCAGAGCCTGCCGTGA
- a CDS encoding CU044_5270 family protein, with the protein MDELREIGTLLAKPEPPREAVDRGRRRLQGAMRGRTPSRRRPGWVAGGLAVAATTAAVIVVVTGPMSPTAPAPSAQSTQPTQPPASVLSAAHVLLVAATTAENLPEPSGAYWHVTEVYKDDSGQVIADKQAEYWFRRDGRSWAKLPSLSRKETILRFTGLRPFRLGPLEMSYEELRRLPADPDALVERLRTGIADAVDSGDIRTSAGRPSDGDQDDYVFYALTSLISQAPVEPDLRAAAFRAIASLPNVRSLGETDGGGQRLRVTLSSSQVELVVDPEAAQLRDTSFYIPWSGGLTHATKGTVTMQTEWTDKRPR; encoded by the coding sequence ATGGATGAGCTGCGCGAGATCGGTACTCTCCTGGCCAAGCCGGAGCCACCGCGAGAGGCGGTCGATCGCGGTAGGCGCCGGCTCCAAGGCGCGATGCGCGGCCGCACCCCGTCCCGACGGCGGCCGGGCTGGGTGGCGGGTGGCCTGGCTGTGGCGGCCACGACGGCGGCCGTGATCGTGGTCGTCACCGGCCCGATGTCCCCCACCGCCCCGGCGCCATCGGCGCAGTCCACGCAGCCGACGCAGCCTCCCGCATCCGTGTTGTCCGCCGCACATGTCCTGCTCGTAGCCGCCACCACCGCCGAGAACCTGCCCGAGCCGTCCGGCGCATACTGGCACGTCACCGAGGTGTACAAGGACGACAGCGGCCAGGTGATCGCAGACAAGCAGGCGGAGTACTGGTTCCGGCGAGACGGCCGGAGCTGGGCCAAGCTACCATCCCTGAGCCGGAAGGAGACCATACTACGTTTCACCGGCCTGCGGCCGTTCCGGCTCGGTCCCCTGGAGATGAGCTATGAGGAGCTGCGTCGGCTCCCGGCCGATCCAGACGCGCTGGTGGAGCGGCTGCGGACGGGGATCGCCGACGCTGTCGACAGCGGCGATATCAGGACGAGCGCCGGGCGGCCGTCCGACGGTGACCAGGACGACTATGTCTTCTACGCGCTGACCTCGCTGATCAGCCAAGCACCCGTCGAACCGGACCTCCGCGCCGCCGCGTTCCGGGCGATCGCGTCGTTGCCGAACGTGCGGAGCCTGGGCGAGACGGACGGCGGTGGGCAGAGGCTTCGGGTCACCCTGTCGTCCAGTCAGGTCGAGCTGGTCGTGGACCCGGAGGCCGCGCAGTTGCGGGACACCAGCTTCTATATCCCCTGGAGCGGCGGTCTGACGCACGCCACGAAGGGGACCGTCACAATGCAGACCGAATGGACGGACAAGCGGCCCCGCTGA
- a CDS encoding RNA polymerase sigma factor has protein sequence MTAETREEVSDAQLVHWFRADPELFTAVYDRYFRDIYLYVAGRMDVQAGEDIAAETFCLAFRDRDRFDPARGGLRPWLFGIATNLMARHRRQETRHYRALARVSAEPEAGGHEDSVVDSVAAQRMKPQLAKALATLNKGERDVITLVSLGQLTHQEVAEALGVSYGTVGSRLSRARKKINDSLDQEAFHG, from the coding sequence ATGACCGCCGAAACCCGCGAGGAAGTGAGCGACGCCCAGCTCGTGCACTGGTTCCGAGCCGATCCGGAATTGTTCACGGCCGTCTACGACCGCTATTTCCGTGACATCTACCTGTACGTCGCCGGACGGATGGACGTGCAGGCGGGCGAGGACATAGCAGCGGAGACGTTCTGCTTGGCATTCCGAGACCGTGACCGGTTCGACCCTGCACGCGGTGGTTTGCGCCCGTGGCTGTTCGGCATAGCCACGAACCTGATGGCCCGGCACCGGCGCCAGGAGACCCGTCACTATCGGGCACTGGCCCGCGTGTCGGCCGAGCCGGAGGCCGGTGGCCACGAGGACTCGGTCGTCGACTCGGTGGCCGCCCAGCGTATGAAGCCGCAGCTCGCCAAGGCTCTCGCCACTCTGAACAAAGGCGAGCGCGACGTCATCACGCTCGTCTCCCTGGGCCAGCTGACCCACCAGGAGGTGGCCGAGGCGCTCGGCGTCTCCTACGGGACGGTCGGTTCCCGGCTCAGCCGGGCCCGCAAGAAGATCAACGATTCCCTCGATCAGGAGGCCTTCCATGGATGA